The sequence below is a genomic window from Betaproteobacteria bacterium.
AGTTCTTTGAGGAATTGGAGGAGGGCGGGGATGGAGAGCCGGGAATTCGAAGGACGCCCATTGAGGGCGTCCGAGCCGGCGAGCGGAGGAGCGCTCGGGCTGACACTGGTTTTTGATCAAATGCCGCTTGCCCATATTTGCCTTTCAGTCCATACATAGCGATACAACGCGAACCAAAGTGGTACGAGAAGTCCAAACATCAGTACTGCAATCGCAATTCCAAGAGTGGGAGTGATTATTTCAAGAGTTTGCAAGTCTGTATCCCGCCAAGACATATATGCAGAGTAAACGGAGATCGACACGGAGACAGCGAAAACAATTTTCCAAATCGCGCGGCTTCCAATTTGCCGCGAATACATGTAGCCGTACAGTCCCAGTAGTTCGATACCTGCCAAAAGGGAAGTGCCGACGTCTTCCGCGTTAAATTCAAGGCCATATTGTGGCAAGAGCGAGGGGAGAAAAGGTATGCAGAATCCTGCAAGCGGCGACAAAATGAACAGAAAAAAATAGACTCGCCAAAAGATTGACTGTCGCACCGCTATCCCCCAATAAAACTCATCTCAACCTTGCGCGCCTTCGCCTCGTCGTTGGTGAGCGCCGTGCGAATCTCCGAATACCGGTCGGCCCGATGTTGCCAGATCGCCGTCAACGCATCGCGGATCGCGTCATCCGAACTTCCGCCGCGCAACAGCCGCTTCAGGTCGTATCCCTTCTCGGCAAACAAACACGTAAAGATTTGACCATCGGTGGAGAGCCGCGCACGTGTGCAGGTTCCGCAGAATGCCTCGGTCACACTGGAGATTACGCCGATCTCACCCGCCCCGTCCGCATATCGCCATCGCTCGGCCACTTCACCCTGGTAATTCGCATCGACTACCTGTAGTGGAAACGCTTCGCCAATTCGGCGAACGATCTCAGCCGAGGGAATCACGTCGTCCATGCGCCAGCCATTGGTGGCACCGACATCCATGAATTCGATGAAGCGGACGATGTGCGGCGTGCCGCGAAAGTGCCGCGCCATGTCAATAATTTCGTGGTCGTTCACGCCACGCTTGACCACCATGTTGATCTTGACAGGGCCGAGGCCTGTGTCCGCTGCCGCGTCGATGGCTTCCAGCACTTTTGCCACGGGAAAATCCACGTCGTTCATGGCGCGAAAGGTTTTTTCATCGAGCGAATCCAGGCTGACGGTGATGCGTTGCAGGCCGGCATCCTTGAGTGCACGCGCCTTGGCTTTCAACGCCGAGCCATTGGTGGTGAGCGCGATATCGATGCCGGGCAGCGCCTCGACTAGCATGGCGATCAATTGCTCGATGCCGCGCCGCAACAGCGGTTCTCCACCGGTGAGCCGAACTTTTTCTACGCCGAGGCCATGCGCGATTTTGGCGACGCGGACAATTTCCTCGAAGGTCAGCAATTCATCGTGCGGCAGGAATTCATGGTTGGCGTCGAATACCTCCTTCGGCATGCAATAGGTGCAGCGAAAGTTACAGCGGTCGGTGACGGAGATGCGCAGATCACGGATATGGCGTCCGCGCGTGTCGGCGAGCACGCGCGCTTGCGCCGCACCCTGGAGCGCGGGAATGCGCAGGCTGCGAACGTCGGCGATGGGGATGATGGTGTCGCGGTGGGACATGGTGATTGCAAGCATAACGCTTTATGGCCGCGCAATTTGCCGTGTAACATTCGCCACATGGAAAAACCAACCTTTCCGGTTTGCATTGTCATGGAACGCATCGCGATCAACAATCGCTGGCAGAGCGAGAAATGGCAATTGGCGGGCGTGTTGCCGGATGATCGCGGCAGCCGCGAGCCACGAATACTGCTCGAACGCGAAGGGTTGTTGCAAAAAATTCATCCGGGCTATGCGCTGGTCATTTATCCCGACGAAGGGGAGGGCTATTACCTGAACATCACCTCGCCTGAGCCGCGCGTATTCGTGACCTGGCGGATGAGCGAGGACGAGTCGGAAGCAATTCCGCACCTGCTGACGCTTTCCTACAACGAGGCGGCGCGCTGGATGGACGCGCAGGAGAAGGTTGATAGCGTGGCCATTCCCGAGGATATCTATTCCGAACTGGTGGGATGGGTCCAGACGAACTATCAACCACCCGAGAAGAAGCAGCGTATCCGGCCAAAGTCGTTTGCGAGCAAGGATGGGCGTTACAAGGATGGAATGTCGTGAGCGAAATCGATAAGCCTGCAGAGCCATCATTCTTGACGCGCTGGTCGCGCCGCAAGGTGGACGCGGCCGCACAGGACGCGGCAGCTGTTACGCCGGCTATACAGTCAGCGCCATTGCCGGACGTTCACGCATTGCCAAACACCAGCACTGGAGCGGTCCCTGGCGCGGAAATGGCTGGAAACCCTCTCCCAGAGCCGACTTTACTTGCGGAGCCGGAGGCAAAAGCAGCGCTCCCGTCGATTGAGAGCCTCACGCACGACGCCGACTTTTCGCCATTCATGGCCAGGGATGTTGATCCGGGCTTGCGAAATCAGGCGATGAAGAAATTGTTCACCAATCCGCATTACCAATTTGCGCAGATGGACAAGTTGGACATCTACATTGACGACTACTCCCAGCCCGACCCGATTCCGCTGGAAATGCTGCGACAGATGAATCAGGCGAAAGCGTTGTTTCTATTTGAAGATGAAGAAAAAGACTCGCCGCCCCAAGTGGATACGCCAACTGCCGGGTTGGTTGACGCCGCCCCGGTTGTCGCAGACCCCGCCCGCGCTGGCGCAGCGGAGGCTGGCGCGGACGAGAAATCCGACGCTGAAAATTCCCCTCAATAAAATGTGGAATTGCGCGAGCGATCGAGTCGTGGCTGAAGTAAAAACTATCCGTAACCAAATTGTGGCTTTCGGTTATGTACATGCCGCGCAGAATGTGTTTTAGTGCATGCCTGTACGTTTTGTTGCGTATCGAGCTGAAAATGGCTCAGGAACTGAAAGGCAGACACGAAGTGCTGCCGGCTGAAAATAACGATCGAGGAGTTGGCCATTATTCGCGAACCGCGCGAGGTGGATGCCGTAGCCGAAAGGGCTGCGGCGGTAGAACATGTCAGGACGGATTCCCACCGTCCAGGCCACGACGCATCGGTTTTGTCTGGTTCACCTGCACACCCGGCTGTTGAGCCTGCGGGGGGCAATCGACACGGCTGGTCGGTTCCACATTTCTCTGGCAATGATGCCGCCCGCATTTCCCTCGATGCCAAGATCGCCGCGCTGTTCGCGATGGCAGAACTTCCGTCGTTTGCACCGGTTGCAAGCGTGGACTATGTGTCGAACGGCAAACTGCTGATACTGGCCGATTCCGCGCGTGGACCGCAGGCGATTGAGGCGTTGGCAGACAAACTGCCGCTTGCAATGCTCTGGACGGGCGCTGACGTGCCGTCGGCGTTGCCGGACGTCGAAGTCGTTTGTGGGCAATTGCGATCGCTCTCCGGCTACCTCGGCGCATTTGAGGCCACCTTTCAGGTATCGGATGAAAGTGCGCAATCAGCCGCTTTCGATCTGGTGCTCGACCTCCGCCGTGAACCCGCCTTCAAGATGCACCAACCTCCACAAGGCTATTTTCATGCCGCCGATTCGGCCGCATTCGCCACCGC
It includes:
- the moaA gene encoding GTP 3',8-cyclase MoaA, whose amino-acid sequence is MSHRDTIIPIADVRSLRIPALQGAAQARVLADTRGRHIRDLRISVTDRCNFRCTYCMPKEVFDANHEFLPHDELLTFEEIVRVAKIAHGLGVEKVRLTGGEPLLRRGIEQLIAMLVEALPGIDIALTTNGSALKAKARALKDAGLQRITVSLDSLDEKTFRAMNDVDFPVAKVLEAIDAAADTGLGPVKINMVVKRGVNDHEIIDMARHFRGTPHIVRFIEFMDVGATNGWRMDDVIPSAEIVRRIGEAFPLQVVDANYQGEVAERWRYADGAGEIGVISSVTEAFCGTCTRARLSTDGQIFTCLFAEKGYDLKRLLRGGSSDDAIRDALTAIWQHRADRYSEIRTALTNDEAKARKVEMSFIGG
- a CDS encoding DUF3305 domain-containing protein; translated protein: MEKPTFPVCIVMERIAINNRWQSEKWQLAGVLPDDRGSREPRILLEREGLLQKIHPGYALVIYPDEGEGYYLNITSPEPRVFVTWRMSEDESEAIPHLLTLSYNEAARWMDAQEKVDSVAIPEDIYSELVGWVQTNYQPPEKKQRIRPKSFASKDGRYKDGMS
- a CDS encoding DUF3306 domain-containing protein, coding for MGPDELSTTREEAAYPAKVVCEQGWALQGWNVVSEIDKPAEPSFLTRWSRRKVDAAAQDAAAVTPAIQSAPLPDVHALPNTSTGAVPGAEMAGNPLPEPTLLAEPEAKAALPSIESLTHDADFSPFMARDVDPGLRNQAMKKLFTNPHYQFAQMDKLDIYIDDYSQPDPIPLEMLRQMNQAKALFLFEDEEKDSPPQVDTPTAGLVDAAPVVADPARAGAAEAGADEKSDAENSPQ